The nucleotide sequence GAATGTCTTTAAATGAATGGTCGGGATTATTTCTGCAAAATGAAAACAAGAGCCAGCCACTCGTTGATCCTAATATCACACCCCTAAGGATGACTCTCGACGAGGCGCAGCAGGCTATTACTGACAGCTTAAACTCAAATAGTGATGTCTTTTTAAAAGTTACTCCAGGCTCTGGAAAAACCCATCTGGCCTTGGAATACGCTTGCGAGCAAGCTCTTCGTGGGAATAAAATTATATATAGCACTTACAACGTAGCCCAAGCAGACGAAGCTTTCAATGTTGCCTTGCAAAACTTAGCCAACAACAACTTAACACACCGACTGCACACCCAAGAAGCTTCATGCAACTGCCAAGATGATTATAAATCAATGGTAAACCTTGGATACTCGCCATCAACATTACTTTGCAAGCGTTGTTCTGGAAAAGTAAATTGCGGGTATCACACTGAACGCACGCAGATGTACCCCGGCATTTATTTTACAACGCACCATATGCTTCGTGAGCTTGATCCAGATATATTTGATGCTGATATAACAATAATTGATGAAAATATCTTGCCTTTAGCGCTCAGTGAGAACAAAAGCTTTTCAGAGGCAGATTTACGAGCGCTTTCTGCTCACGTCGAAGGACATAGCGCTGCCATAATTGGAGAAATAATAAAACTTGTGACTGACGTATACAACAAAAAGACAAGCAAATATCACGAGATACTGCTTGTTAAAAACTACCATGAAACAAATCACGACAACGTACTTGATTTTCTAAGCCGAAAATTGAGCACAACAAGCGTTTCAATTATTGAGACAATTAACAATACAGTTGAAATTTTAAAGAAAAATTACAGCCAACTTTACGTCTCTCAAGTAAACTACAATGCCGTCCGGTGGCTGTCTGGTTTTTATGAAGAAGATGTATTCTCATGCATATATTTCAAGAACAATGGAATAGTTGAATTTTATACTAAGCAAATCAACAAGTCGCTTCTGTTCAATTCCAGATACATTTTTCTTGATGCTACGGGCAACGATTTGATCGTCAATAAAATATGCAATAAATCAGTTCAGCCAAAAAATATCGACATCGATTGGAATTGCAGAGCAACATTTATTGAAAAAAATATCAAGAAAAGCACAGACATCCATGACAACGAAATGTCAGAGATTATTGAAACAGGCCTGTCGCATTTTACACGCGACAAAGTGCTTATCGTTTCTTTCAAGAGCAATTGCGAACAACTGCTGAATATATGCAGCGAAATTAAACCAGACACTCAATTTGAGTTCTACAATTTCTTCGGACAAAAAGGGACTAACCAATTTAAAGACTTTGATGCTATTTTTGTAATTGGTCTTCCCTATCCAAATATTAACACCGCTTGGCAGGATGCCCACATTTTATTCCCAGGAGTTGACCAGGACGGCCTCAGGGACAGCTGGCCATATATTGCAATGGAAAGTGAGCTGCTCCAACTCATTCACCGGGTACGCCCCGTGCGCAAGGACCACCCGATTGAACTGGTTGTGGCTGGCAATAGCTACCCAGGGTCACTTCCTGAGCCATCCCAAAGAATATCCTTCAAGCGTAGAGAAGATCCAGTAGGAACGGCTGTCGATCGGTTACGAAAATTTATCGATTACTTCGGATTCTATGACGTAACATTGGAGTATATAGCTGGTGTAGCAACCACCGATTCTGAATCAAAAGCCACTCAATTCCGTAAGTTATTATTTGACACGATTGGACACCTCGTTGCGCAACACAAAGCTCAGTATTTGAAAGCCGGGCCTGATTGTGAGGGGACAGAGGGGACTCATACTTGTTCTCGAAGCACACTTAGTATCCATCATGTCATTTCAAATTTATATGTACATTTACAAAAATTAAAAATCATTGATACTGAACGAAAAGCTCAGTCTAGTACCATTATAGATACTATAATGGAAATAGACCGAGCTTTCGATTGGAAATCAATAACTTTTAAAAATGATCAAATTGATTCAATTGATCAAAATGAAATCAAATCGTTTACTTTAAAATTATTTACTTTGTACTTATATTTAAATGGAACAGAATGGGAGGTTAATCTCCCCATGCACCTTGTCCATAAAAATCAGGCCCGGGACACCAGAACTCAGCTCAAGAATGAATTTGAGCACATGTCCAAGTATAAAATAAAATCTCTGCATTCAAAATATAACAATATCGAAGGAGTTGAAATTGAAAATAATGGTTTATATTTTTATGCAGCATTGGCCAAGCTGGATATAATAAACAACGTCTTGCTGACGAGCTACAGACAAGAACATAATAACAACTACTTGGAATGTGACTTTAATATATTATTAGTATATTTCAGCCAAAACAAGACATACACACTTACTAAGAATAAATTTCATGAATACCATGTCGATACAATTGATAATATAAAAACAAACGATAGCTATGATTTTGTAGTCACCAATAACCACAAGCAGTGCTTTAATTGTTTTAATAAAAATACCGCAGGAAGTGTTCACGATATATTTTTAACACACAGAATTATATTCAATAATAATTCAGATACAAGTCTTGATTTAATAGGCTTAGGGTCAAAATACGATGTAGAAACTGACTTTAGTACAGGATACAAATCTTGCAAATCAATATACAACATATATCAAAAACAAATGGACTTATTAAAAACAAAGAAAATTTGTTACATATACCAGATGGAATCAGAGATATTATTGCTTAACAACAAATATCTTAAAAGTAATGGTTTTTCCGTCAACGGCGAGAAGCTTGACCAGATGAAGGCTATTGCGAGCACTGCCAACAATTCAAATGACGAACGAACTCTTGAGACGATCGAAAAGTTAGTGCAAAAAGACGAGAAATTCCCCAGTATTATAAATCAAATTGAAACTACCACAGGGAGAAGCGGATATAGAATCCTTTCAACTCTGAATAAAAAATTTAGATTATTATTCTTACCAAGTGAAGGCCATGTTATTTTGGCATTTGATATGAAACACTTTGAGCCAACCATTATATCCAGCTTGTCAAATGATACATACGCATTGGGACTGATAAACTCAGGAAAAGATATTTACACTGAAGTCGCCATGTCAATTTCTGGAGCATTAAATGAGGAGCGATTTAACGACAGATCCTTTGGAAAGGTGCTGTTTAATATTGCCATAAATGGCGGAAATGAACATGCCTTGGTCTCTAGATGCTATGAAACGAACGTTATAATTACTCGGTCATGTTCAGCAGAAATTTTCAACAATTTTAGAAATATGTTTCCTGTAATATTTCAGTTCCAAAATAGAATTCTCCATATGGCTCGTACATACGGCAAGATGTATACAAAATTTTCAAGAGTACTTTACGTCGATGACAATGTGAAAGATTCAACCATTGTTAATTTTGTTGTCCAAGGGTCAGGGGCTGATGCCTTCAAAAGGTTACTGCTGAAAGTCAATGATTTCTTGAATCATCCCGAGGAAGATATATTGTTTCATCATTTCGACGCCCTGTATATCCAGGTGCCTGAGCACGGTGCCGCCAAACGCATGGAGGCGCTCAGGGAGATAATTGAGGATAGTCTGTCGTCCGACTTTGGCAATGTCCGATTCTCGGTTGCTGCCTCGATGCGCAGATCCTGGGCCGAGGAGGACACCATTATACAGGTTTAGTCGGCCGGTACCTGACCGATTTGACCAGAAATCCGCAAGCGATGGCTATTTCGTCCCAGGACGCCGCTGGTTGCGTTTTCCTGGCCAAGACGACCTTTGCCCTGCCTTGGAGCAAGAACTGCGCTTACACGGCGAATTTGGAGCGTCTGCCGGCAAGGAATATTTTAGTGCTACCAGACAGTTGCTGGCTATCAGTGTCTTAACTTCTAAAATGAACTTTTAAAGTAAATTTGTTGTTTTGAAAAAAACCTAAATAAAACACAAGAATTGAGGGAAAGATGAAAAGTGAAAAGTTGTACAATTTAATTGTAAGGGCAGGATCATTAAAACATGATGCTGATGCATTGGGCGACACCCCGCAGAAGGCTTTAATCAATCTTCGCAAGATTTTTAAGTTAAGATTGTTTTTGATTAAGAACAAATATGTTATCTCTAATCCTACTCCTCGGCCAATAGACCAAGGATTTTCTCGGCAAGAGCGTAAACGTAAACTCAGACTGGCATTCAAAAATAAAAAAATAATGTTTCCAGAGTATCCGCATCTGAAGGACTTTGAAAATGAATAAACTTGGCAAATTACAAAAAGCAATTATTCATTTATTCCATGACGACGATTATATCGGGGTAGACCAAGTAATTGAGCATTTAAATTTACAGCGCACCCGTTCAAATCTTGTTTCAGTTCGTAGAGCTTTTCACCTTTTACGAAAACGAGGAGTGCTAAATGTTGCCAAATACGATTATGACGATGGTCACGCCTGGGGTTTGATAGCTTGGTTGCCACACACCAAGTCACCAACGGTCACTGAAGAAATAAAAGTGACGGATGTCGAAAGTGTTGTGCTGAATTTTTTAAATTATTTAAAAGAAGAATTTAATTCAGACTCTGGTGTAGACTACAAAATCATTCTCAAATACATTAAAAAATTAAATGGTAAAATCGGAAATATTCATGAAGATGACGCAAGAGTTCCCGTGTCTTATCACAGGGCCTTAAAATCACTTGCTACTAAAAACAGTATCGTTCTTGATTTCATCAAAGACAATGGAAGAATCGAGGCTGTTTCCTTGAATTCGTCCAATAATATATAATGGTTTATCTCGTGATTCTCTAGATAGATTTCAAAACAAACAAAAAACTCCCCTAGGTCTTGGTGGATCTGGGGGTTTTTTGTTTTGTGTAAGACAAAATGGGTGCTACTTGTAGCTGTTGTTTGATGTTATCTTATTGTCGTTACTATTAATTACTTCAATTATTTGATCATAACGTTCATGTCCGCTCTCACCACCCATCCGCACGACATACGATAAGAGTTTTGCAACAGGCAGCTTGCCAATGCACCGGTCGCACAGGGTGAGCATGCAATTGCTCGTGCCAACTTCAATTCCACCGTCATGAAATCTCTCGTAGTTTAGATTTAATGAATAAAAATAAGTACTTTCAATAATATCTTTGCCACACAAATCGCATTCAAATATCATAACATACCTCCATTTTTCTCTGAAAATGTTTTACTGAAAAATTTTTTTCTGAAAGTAAATTTCGAGTTGACAAATTTTTAGGTACGTATATTCGACGATCCATAGTTTTAAAACAATGGAGAGCGACACGTGATACCAATGAATCTCTTTGTTTACGGCACACTCCGCCAGGGACAATCTAACTACCAACGTCTCCTTAACGGAAGAGAAGGATTTGAATTTGTCGGTCCTGCGACGACGGTAAACAAGTACACCATGTTTTCGTCAGGGATTCCATTCGTCCACAAGCAACCAGAGACGTCTTTAATCAAAGGTGAAGTGATCATGGTCTGGGACAATAAGTTGATCAAATCGCTGGATGCCTTGGAGGGCCATCGGGACGGCGAGCGCCAAGGCTACCATCGGGAACAGACGCCTGTCCGATTAGATAATGGAATGAACATGTCCGCTTGGATCTATTTTTTTTACGGGGTCCCTCATGGTTCCATTGTCCACTCTGGCGATTGGTTGGGTCGAAATAACAATAAATAACGAGAATGTTGCCGTGAAAGTTAACTACAAATATATGGACTACGTCAGGTATTGGCCTGGAGATTCGCGTATCCAGGTGATTATTGATGCACCTCACTGTGCCGGTGAGCCGAACGAGTCCGATGAGAGGACGTTGGAACTTTCACACGACTTGGCCGAAGTCACTGGTGCTGGAGTGATTCAATCGTTGGTCCCCAGGACCCTAGCTGACCTCAATCGTGATATTGACTTCAGTAATGCTGCCTCGGTTCAAGCGCATGCCCAACAACGAAAAGCTTTGTCCCACATCCTTAGGCATAAAAATGCCATTAATGGTGGAAAAGAAGTCAACAACTGTTTTTTGTATATCTCCCTGCACGGCATGAAGAATTATTTTTCTGCCGACTTGGTGCCGATCGACATAGAACTTGGCACTAGATGGGGAGCGTTGTGCGACGAAGACACTGCACAGTATTTAAAGGTTGTCTTGGGTGACTCTGGAACTTACAATGTTTTGTTGGACAATAGATTTATTGGGACAAAGTGCCTGTACCGGCATATCAACGGAGATCCTCGAGTGCCAAGCTATAAAGGGTATGGACGGAATTTCAAAGTTATCCAGGTCGAACTGAGTCATGACCTTCGATTTAATTATTACAGCACAACATTAAAAGCATTAGCCGTGGCTATTGCTTCGATTCAGCAGAGTTTATTTAAGAGCAATAAGAATAGACTACACGCGATGATTAACTAAAGGGAGATGGAAATGTTCACATTGATCGGTCGAACGTTCATTGCTTACGATGACAAGAACCTTGGTAGATCAACTGTAGGTTTGCTTACTCAGTCCCAGGGTAACACCAACGAGGACGAATGGTTTTCGTTGCTGGTGAATTTGTTTGAAAGCAATTCCAAGATTTACGTAGGTGCATTTCGTGGAATGGCAATAGACATTGACGAAGTAAAATCAATTATTTTTCATGATGCCAACCAAGCTCAGGAAAGAATAAATATGTTAAAAGATTTGATTCTGGATATGCTTCAAAAATTTGAAAACAAGCTATAGTCAGTCTTATGATTTTGCAAAATTGTTTGGACAATATTCAACTCAGGCTGTTTTCCAACCATTCTTTTAAACGCGACTCAAAACAGGCCCTTGTCACTCAAAGAGAGACAAGGGCCTGTTTTGCTAAAACTCTTGCGCTATTTGCTTGACACCATTTTCGTGAAACCATTTAATGGTTGACAGGTCCATGCATTCAATAAAATTTTCAAAAGATATAGTTTTGCTTACGCCGTGATACAATTCTTTCGCTTCTTTGGAATTACATTTACTTTTGATCAACAGGTCTTCAGGGGTGCCTTTCATCCCTGGCGTTAAAAAAGTAATCCCCCGGGCGAGTCCTTCGTATGTCCATATGGGCATATAGCCAACTTTGCGATAATAAACTTTAGATAAATCACAATCCTCTGCAACCTGGTTTACGTATTGATATGTCACATAGCCTGGGGTGCACATCCTATAAAGCGCGATAGCCGGGATGTACTTTTGATTATAGAATACCTCGCAAACTTCGAGTTTGTTTTTGTCGTAAAGGCAAGAAAACAATTCCCCGCTTGCGTCATAGGAAAGGGGACTTTCAACACATCGTTCAGACATCCTTTGCAAGGCATGATTTGAGTACGCGACGATGCAGCCTTCGTCTCCAATTTGTACAATTTGCTGCTTTGGCGAATAATACGCCAAACCTTTCGGAGTAGATCTGGAGAGCAAACCCCTAAAAGATATTACCCAGTCCCTGCTCAGCATAAAGCTACAATCATTAGTTGGAAGAAAGCTTTTCAAAATACCCTTTCTATTTAAATAAGTAAAAACCCAATTGCCAAGCAGCTTCTGCGTTTCTCCAAATAAATCTGCTTGGTCATTGTCGTCTAAACTCGGAATTGGAATATCCATTACGGCCTCAACTCCGTATTTTTTTATACGCTTAAGAACTCTTCTGTATCTGATATCGACACATGACATTTTGCTGCAATCAAATTCACCAAGAGCATACTTGACGGCTTCGACAAACTTCGGAGACACTGATTTTTTGTCATATTCTTGAAATACAAATTTAGGATATGCTTCTTTTTTAGCTTTTTCGAAATATGATTTTTTTATTTTGGAAATCTTCATTTTTCTTTTTTTCTTTTTATTTTCTACTTTCTTTTGACTTGCTCTCTGTGAAATTGCCATAACTGCACTCCTCTTTTGCCCAAACAGCAAATTTGAATTGCTTTGCACCCGAAGCACTCGCTGCTGACCCGAGGAACTTAGATCGTTTCCACGTATCCAGGCGGACTCACCTTGGAGCCAAATCGGATCCCTAAGGTGGAATTGGCTGCTCAACCATTTTTGTGCAGGCGAAGAGGAAGGAGCTTGGCAGGAGATCACGGCTTACGCATCTGGGGCCAGCGTCAAAGGTGGCGGCAAAAGACGAGCGCTTTTCTGATCAAATCATGACGGTTGCCATCTAAGTGTCAACCATAATCGAACGTCCGGCCTCGACACGCATGACAGCGGCAATGGGCGGGTCCCTCCTGACTGCTGTCGTCAACCGAAACTGTGGAATTCGAGTTTCACTGGACAGCGCCCAAGCCGACCAAGCTAACCAGCAGCGACGATCAATAAGTGTACCAAATGCCTCGAAATATTTTTTTCTAGGCATTCTAAAGAATGTAAATAATCAATGGATTTTTTATTGATCTATGGTGCGATCCTGGGTAGAACGAAAACAAAGGAGGGTAAAAGATGGTCAACCACACCGACACCATTCCAATCAAGTGCTTTGGCTATATTCGAGTGAGCGGCGCGGCGCAGGTCGACGGAGACGGACCCGAACGGCAGGAGAAGGCCATCCGTGACTATGCTAATACGCATGGCCTGGAAGTGGCTGAGATATACATGGACGGTGGCGTGAGCGGAACCCTTGAGGACCGGCCGGCGCTTGCCGAAATGATGGTCAGCCTTGAGCAGAATGGACACGGTGTAAAGACGGTCCTGATCGAACGCCTGGACCGTCTGGCTCGAAAGTTGGCCGTGCAGGAAAATATCATCCGAGATTTGCACAAGCAGGGCGTGACCTTGATCTCGGCCGTCGAAGGCAAAGGACTGATGGATGACGACCCCACGCGGGTTCTTGTGCGGCAAATGCTCGGAGCCATTGCCGAGTACGAAAAGCAGATGCTGGTCCTCAAACTCAGGGCAGCCAGGAAGCGGACCAAGGCGAAGACCGGCAAATGCGAGGGGCAGAAGGCTTTTATTGAAAGTGATCATGGAAAGGCCACAGTCCAGCAATTGATCAGCCTGCGCGAGTCAGGTCTTACCTGGCAAGAGGTCGCTGATCATCTAAATGGTGATGGTTTTGTGACTAAAAATGGTAAACCCTGGACAATGGTAAATGCGCAGCAAACCTGGCGCAACCATAGTAATTCGCAGCAATTGTTGTCTTGATATATTTATGCTTGTGATTGGCGATTTTCTGTGCGAATTGCTTTTAAAGCATTTTAAAAAAAACTCGACAAGTCAAATACTTTTTTATGCAAATTTATAAATCATTATTCAACAAAGCGTATTGATGTTTTCATAAAATAGTTTATATTGCTCCTTGAATAAATTCAAGGAGGCTTTTATGGACTATGACACAGTTTATTTAACATGGGATGATTTGAAAGAACGGGGATGGTCAAGGCTTTTGATGTTGGCGTATTTTGGCGGACCTGATATTGTTTTGCAGCGATCCGAAGGGCAACAACCGCTTGAGCTTTTTGAAGAAGAAAGCGTTGTCTCTTGTGAAATTGGCCAAGACTCAAGAGATTTTTTTGACAAATATTCTGAATTAGTTTCAATGGCAATGGAAAGAAAATTATTTTATAATGAAAAAAGAAGTAATAATTTTTGCGAATCTTTTGATTTGCTAATTGACATGCCCGACCTTGATACATTGCTCGACAGAGCAAGGACTGAGTACGATCGCAGAATGTTCTTAGAAACTGGTGATGAATTTCACCCCGACGGAGAGACTTGGTCTGATTCAATTTCAGAAGACGCGCTGAAAAGGGTTGCCGTTCTGATGCTCAAAAATAGTTCAAATATCAACACTGCTCTTTCACATTTAAAAAACATAAAACATGGCCTTGCTGAACTGGGGATGCCAAGCGAAACATACATGTCTTGCGTCGATAAGTTGTACGATAAGTTTTACACTACTGTGAAAGAAAAATATCCCGATCTTGAAAGTGCGGCTTTGGAACTAAAACAATCAGAAACAATCGATGGATATACAAGTGAAAACATTTATCGAATTAAATCGATTTTCAACTAGTATTATCTGCTGCGGGTGCCATCAAGCACAAACTCAAGCCAATGTGGTGCAAATAAAGACCGTCGTTGCCAAATAGCAATTAGATGGATTTCTTGAACAGCTACTGAACAATGCAATCGACGCCTGGAGGCGGCAAGATCTCTGGGCGTTGACTGCATATCGAAATACAAATATGGTCATCCAAAAAACTAGGAATATATCTTAAACACTGTTTCCAGGGGATTCTAGTGATCTTCGCCATTCACCAAAGCAAGGGCAATCCTAAAGTCTAATTATTCACCTTGGGTTCGCCAACCAAGCTGGTCTCCGTGTTGACGAGTTCCTGGAAATTGAGATCTCCAGCCGGAAGTCGACAAAGGAACGCCGAATCGACGACCTGTTGGAGCGCTTGGCACCTGGGGACACTATAGTCGTTAGCGAGTTGTCGCGGCTAGGGCGCTCGCTCGGGGAGATGGTTCGAATCGTGGAGCAACTGAAGGAAAAGGACGTGGCGCTGATTGCCATCAAACAGGGGATCAACACTCGAAGCGATTCCGACATGGCGTCCAAGTGCATAATCTACCTGTCAGGGATGTTCGCTGAGTTGGAACGGGACTTCTTGAGCCAACGAACAAAAATGGTTTGGAGAGAGCCAAGGCGCAGGGCAAGGTCCTTGGTCGTAAGAAAGGAAGTCTTGGCAAATCGAAAATGGATAATAGAATCGATGAGATTAAACAACTTATTGAATTGAATGTTCCAAAAGCATCTATTGCAAAGATTCTTGGGGTTAGTCGCCAATCGTTGTACAAATTTATTGAAAGTAGGAGCATTAATATTCAATGACCACGCAGGTACTAGTCAAGATATTTTTTAAAAAGGGAAAAGATATTACTTGACCAAAATAGATATTGCATTATTCAAGAATTTATGTATAGTCTTCCTAGTAAAAATCAAGGAGGCATCATGAATATTAAACGTGCATATTTTTCGATGGAGGATCTGGCAAAAAGAGGATGGTCACTTCGCTTGACACAATCGTTATATGGCGAACCTGATATAACAGTAAGCGCAGGGATACATCAAAAGCAATGGAGATTTTTTGACAAAACAAAGATATATTCTATCGAAAAAATGAGAGAATTTAATTTGGCAAGAGATGTTCGTGTAAAAAAATCTAACCAGAGGATAGTGCGCAACTTAAGCCATCAGGCAAAATTTGCATATAACTTCTGTAAACATTTTCAATTAAAAGTGAATGAGTCTGGTTCAGCGACGTTAATCTCTCGCGCACTTGATTTGTACGATAAAGTAATGATGCAAAAGACGGGCCTCCGGAAGCCCTCTGGGGATAGATGCTGGCACCATGAAATCCCGTCAGGTGAGATCTTAGAGGTCATCTTGGAGTACATTAAGATTCGCGAATCAAACTATTTGTATGGTCGTAATTACATCGACATGCTTCGCATCGAGTTGACGAAAAGAGGAGCCGAATTTAGTGATTATCAAAAGTGCGTATGCATTTTAGACAAGGTGTCGAATCAGGCAATACTAAATAAACATCCTGACATATTGATGTATTGCGACGATATCGAGTTCGAAAAAGAATTTGAAAGAAATTCCGGCCACGGAGATCAAGACGTTGGCACTTTGATTTATCATTAACGGCATAATAGATGTTGACGCCTGGGAGGTCGCGATATTTCCGGGCGTTAACAGTTTCTCTCTTTGTCGGAATTGACTGTATTTTAATACTTGGCATGTACGAGTTGTATCTTATCATAGACATCTAACTTGAGTTGCCAGTGCGAGCAACGAGGCCATGCAAACGTTTTGGCGGATGATCCCGTTTCCTAAAATAATAATACTTTTAATTTTTTGTTTGCAAAACAAATTTCAATTTAAATAAGGAGATTGTTATGGAAAGTTTTGATTATATTTTAAAGCAAGATTTACTCGAGAGAGGTTGGACAAGGTCTCTCATTGATAAATTTGCCGGCAATCCTGACAAGTTTAGACATCACGTCGGACACAAAAACCAGCTGTGCTTATACAACAGCAAAAGAATTAGTTCCATAGAAGTGTCTAGAGAATTTCGCGAGGCCCTTGAATCATCTGTAGCTAGGCGGGAAAAAATTCAAAAAACTAAAAAAACTAATGAAGAGAAAACGTTGACTGCTAAAAAGATATTTCTTGAATCAAAAATCA is from Solidesulfovibrio magneticus RS-1 and encodes:
- a CDS encoding DNA polymerase translates to MDNSKITFKIELAGKSPYSTSTKSDYIKFLESNLSDIYQGNIGLYWSRLIESDGQKLYFPFVDIDPFLDKVSHGEIELINDSIFRVKIFIQALSKLGVLNRFKFIATGGYGFRAISNILLSQDDYDGFVGFIKTELNSCLIDYQPSENTTAPYQILARKDNPFQNHKQLVGRHSTLVDSNGIMDGFGYYDYCSITSNELNPYSYVEAARELLIFTIISDVSSLGEFGSKIQLYKELRKDYADRKIKFFDISKKFKAISSDKTFEILNSHGYSFKEIDKGIGKIYTFSDKTCPACGHSNGNAFVTPPYFRLKCFRSTCPASISNGGMSLNEWSGLFLQNENKSQPLVDPNITPLRMTLDEAQQAITDSLNSNSDVFLKVTPGSGKTHLALEYACEQALRGNKIIYSTYNVAQADEAFNVALQNLANNNLTHRLHTQEASCNCQDDYKSMVNLGYSPSTLLCKRCSGKVNCGYHTERTQMYPGIYFTTHHMLRELDPDIFDADITIIDENILPLALSENKSFSEADLRALSAHVEGHSAAIIGEIIKLVTDVYNKKTSKYHEILLVKNYHETNHDNVLDFLSRKLSTTSVSIIETINNTVEILKKNYSQLYVSQVNYNAVRWLSGFYEEDVFSCIYFKNNGIVEFYTKQINKSLLFNSRYIFLDATGNDLIVNKICNKSVQPKNIDIDWNCRATFIEKNIKKSTDIHDNEMSEIIETGLSHFTRDKVLIVSFKSNCEQLLNICSEIKPDTQFEFYNFFGQKGTNQFKDFDAIFVIGLPYPNINTAWQDAHILFPGVDQDGLRDSWPYIAMESELLQLIHRVRPVRKDHPIELVVAGNSYPGSLPEPSQRISFKRREDPVGTAVDRLRKFIDYFGFYDVTLEYIAGVATTDSESKATQFRKLLFDTIGHLVAQHKAQYLKAGPDCEGTEGTHTCSRSTLSIHHVISNLYVHLQKLKIIDTERKAQSSTIIDTIMEIDRAFDWKSITFKNDQIDSIDQNEIKSFTLKLFTLYLYLNGTEWEVNLPMHLVHKNQARDTRTQLKNEFEHMSKYKIKSLHSKYNNIEGVEIENNGLYFYAALAKLDIINNVLLTSYRQEHNNNYLECDFNILLVYFSQNKTYTLTKNKFHEYHVDTIDNIKTNDSYDFVVTNNHKQCFNCFNKNTAGSVHDIFLTHRIIFNNNSDTSLDLIGLGSKYDVETDFSTGYKSCKSIYNIYQKQMDLLKTKKICYIYQMESEILLLNNKYLKSNGFSVNGEKLDQMKAIASTANNSNDERTLETIEKLVQKDEKFPSIINQIETTTGRSGYRILSTLNKKFRLLFLPSEGHVILAFDMKHFEPTIISSLSNDTYALGLINSGKDIYTEVAMSISGALNEERFNDRSFGKVLFNIAINGGNEHALVSRCYETNVIITRSCSAEIFNNFRNMFPVIFQFQNRILHMARTYGKMYTKFSRVLYVDDNVKDSTIVNFVVQGSGADAFKRLLLKVNDFLNHPEEDILFHHFDALYIQVPEHGAAKRMEALREIIEDSLSSDFGNVRFSVAASMRRSWAEEDTIIQV
- a CDS encoding gamma-glutamylcyclotransferase family protein codes for the protein MNLFVYGTLRQGQSNYQRLLNGREGFEFVGPATTVNKYTMFSSGIPFVHKQPETSLIKGEVIMVWDNKLIKSLDALEGHRDGERQGYHREQTPVRLDNGMNMSAWIYFFYGVPHGSIVHSGDWLGRNNNK
- a CDS encoding recombinase family protein; this encodes MVNHTDTIPIKCFGYIRVSGAAQVDGDGPERQEKAIRDYANTHGLEVAEIYMDGGVSGTLEDRPALAEMMVSLEQNGHGVKTVLIERLDRLARKLAVQENIIRDLHKQGVTLISAVEGKGLMDDDPTRVLVRQMLGAIAEYEKQMLVLKLRAARKRTKAKTGKCEGQKAFIESDHGKATVQQLISLRESGLTWQEVADHLNGDGFVTKNGKPWTMVNAQQTWRNHSNSQQLLS
- a CDS encoding recombinase family protein codes for the protein MHLGFANQAGLRVDEFLEIEISSRKSTKERRIDDLLERLAPGDTIVVSELSRLGRSLGEMVRIVEQLKEKDVALIAIKQGINTRSDSDMASKCIIYLSGMFAELERDFLSQRTKMVWREPRRRARSLVVRKEVLANRKWIIESMRLNNLLN
- a CDS encoding helix-turn-helix domain-containing protein, with the translated sequence MDNRIDEIKQLIELNVPKASIAKILGVSRQSLYKFIESRSINIQ